A window from Kovacikia minuta CCNUW1 encodes these proteins:
- the pruA gene encoding L-glutamate gamma-semialdehyde dehydrogenase has product MRKRLKAVQKDWEQPVFNDKAATDANFEAMTRLLLENHEYLYAAIGSHNVRSQAWAIAIAQTLKIPPRRFECQVLYGMADKLAKAIADRGYRVRVYCPYGELIPGMSYLIRRLLENTANSSFLRQNLEERPIEELLAPPVRQEAEGRGQKGSQESEEDMGTRRHGDTENSSIQNSKFKIQNSSSPLPFINAADTDYANNTYRKEVQQALQQVRQQLGKTYLPFINGKYVQTETHVDSLNPSNFAETVGTIGLISVEQAEAAIQAAKAAFPAWKRTPAKERADILRRAADLMEQRRHELVAWMVLETGKVVREADPEVSEAIDFCRYYADEMERLENGVAYDYPGETNRYHYQPRGISLIISPWNFPLAIPTGMTVASLVAGNCTLLKPAEVSSVITAKLTEILVEAGIPEGVFQYVPGKGSTVGAHMVKHPDVHMITFTGSQEVGCRIYADAAILQPGQKHLKRVIAEMGGKNAIIVDESADLDQAVQGVAQSAFGYSGQKCSACSRVVVLEPIYDIFLARLVEAARSLNLGPTDQPSTKVGPVIDANARDRIREYIEKGRMESEVALEMTAPDGGYFIGPVIFRDVSPTAVIAQEEIFGPVLAVMRAKTFDEALEIANGTRYALTGGLYSRTPSHIERAQQDFEVGNLYINRGITGAIVARQPFGGFKLSGVGSKAGGPDYLLQFLEPRVVTENVQRQGFAPIEGVD; this is encoded by the coding sequence ATCAGGAAACGACTTAAAGCGGTTCAAAAAGATTGGGAACAGCCCGTTTTCAATGACAAAGCGGCAACGGATGCCAACTTTGAGGCAATGACTCGGCTGCTGCTGGAAAACCACGAGTATCTGTATGCAGCGATCGGCAGCCATAATGTCCGCTCCCAGGCATGGGCGATCGCGATCGCCCAAACGCTCAAAATTCCTCCCCGTCGGTTTGAGTGCCAGGTGTTGTATGGCATGGCAGATAAGTTGGCAAAGGCGATCGCCGACCGGGGCTACCGGGTGCGGGTCTACTGCCCCTACGGCGAACTCATCCCCGGCATGTCCTACCTGATCCGCCGCCTGCTGGAAAACACCGCCAACAGTTCCTTCCTGCGCCAAAATTTGGAAGAACGACCGATCGAGGAATTGCTAGCACCGCCAGTAAGGCAGGAGGCAGAGGGCAGAGGGCAGAAGGGGAGCCAAGAGTCAGAAGAGGACATGGGGACGCGGAGACACGGAGACACGGAGAATTCTTCAATTCAAAATTCAAAATTCAAAATTCAAAATTCTTCCTCCCCACTCCCCTTCATCAACGCTGCTGATACCGACTATGCCAACAACACTTACCGAAAGGAAGTGCAGCAGGCACTCCAACAGGTACGGCAACAGTTGGGCAAGACCTATCTGCCATTCATTAATGGCAAGTACGTGCAAACGGAAACCCATGTTGATTCGCTCAATCCCTCAAACTTTGCAGAGACGGTGGGGACGATCGGGTTAATCAGCGTGGAACAGGCGGAGGCAGCCATTCAGGCGGCGAAGGCAGCATTTCCGGCGTGGAAACGGACTCCCGCCAAGGAACGGGCAGATATTTTGCGCCGGGCAGCCGATTTGATGGAACAGCGTCGGCATGAACTGGTCGCCTGGATGGTGCTGGAGACGGGTAAAGTTGTGCGGGAAGCCGATCCGGAAGTGTCGGAGGCGATCGACTTCTGCCGCTACTACGCCGACGAAATGGAACGGTTAGAAAATGGCGTTGCCTACGATTATCCTGGCGAAACGAACCGTTATCACTACCAGCCTAGAGGCATTTCATTGATCATTTCGCCCTGGAACTTCCCGCTGGCAATTCCCACAGGAATGACCGTTGCCTCCCTGGTTGCCGGGAACTGTACATTGCTTAAACCTGCGGAAGTCTCCTCGGTGATTACCGCAAAGCTCACCGAAATTTTGGTCGAAGCAGGGATTCCAGAAGGGGTGTTCCAATATGTCCCTGGTAAGGGTTCAACGGTGGGTGCCCACATGGTCAAACATCCTGATGTCCACATGATCACGTTTACGGGGTCTCAGGAAGTGGGGTGTCGCATCTATGCCGATGCCGCTATTCTGCAACCCGGACAGAAACACCTGAAGCGGGTGATTGCTGAGATGGGCGGCAAGAATGCCATCATTGTCGATGAAAGCGCCGATCTGGATCAGGCCGTCCAGGGCGTAGCTCAATCTGCTTTTGGCTACAGTGGTCAGAAATGCTCTGCCTGTTCGCGGGTGGTGGTGCTGGAGCCGATTTACGATATTTTTCTGGCACGATTGGTGGAAGCTGCCCGATCGCTCAATCTGGGGCCGACTGACCAACCCAGCACCAAAGTGGGGCCAGTGATTGATGCCAATGCCCGCGATCGCATTCGCGAGTACATCGAAAAGGGGCGGATGGAGTCTGAAGTTGCCCTGGAAATGACTGCACCCGACGGCGGTTACTTCATTGGACCTGTGATTTTTCGGGATGTCTCACCCACCGCAGTCATTGCCCAGGAAGAAATTTTCGGCCCCGTCCTGGCGGTGATGCGAGCAAAAACCTTTGACGAAGCGTTGGAAATTGCCAATGGTACTCGTTACGCCCTGACAGGGGGACTTTATTCCCGCACACCTTCTCACATCGAACGGGCACAGCAAGACTTTGAGGTCGGGAATTTGTATATTAACCGGGGAATTACGGGGGCGATCGTTGCCCGTCAACCCTTCGGCGGCTTCAAACTCTCTGGCGTTGGCTCCAAAGCAGGCGGCCCCGATTACCTCCTACAATTCCTGGAACCACGAGTTGTTACAGAGAATGTACAACGGCAGGGCTTTGCCCCGATCGAAGGTGTAGATTAG
- a CDS encoding photosynthetic reaction center family protein: MMTQFGRTIATDSDRPDQIPANFISIPRSRIALSDFSWEGFCRWVTSTENRIYLGWFGVLMIPTMLTAATTFVIAIIAAPPVDTAGTGELLSGSLWSGNNIITAAVVPTSASIGLHFYPIWEAASINEWLYNGGPYQLIVLHFLIGIICYQDREWELSYRLGMRPWISLAFTAPVAATMSVLLIYPVAQGSFSAGMPLGISGTFTFMFLFQADHNILMSPFHQLGVIGVFGGAFLASVHGSLVTSTLLRKTSPNESVNAGYTLGQREVTYSFAAAQTYQRRLLGQRLSFPSVRSVHFILAALPVAGIWSAALGVDIAAFNFERFTFNEPSAIYSQGHKVPTWMDGILQANQGIAAMNERAVQTFPSDLVVDEEFE, translated from the coding sequence ATGATGACACAATTTGGTCGGACGATCGCTACCGATAGCGATCGTCCTGACCAAATCCCCGCAAATTTTATTTCCATCCCGCGCAGTCGGATTGCACTCTCAGATTTTTCCTGGGAAGGCTTCTGTCGGTGGGTAACCAGCACCGAAAACCGAATCTATCTGGGTTGGTTTGGTGTACTGATGATTCCCACAATGCTGACTGCGGCAACTACCTTTGTCATTGCCATTATTGCAGCACCCCCTGTTGATACAGCGGGTACGGGGGAATTACTGTCCGGCTCCCTGTGGAGTGGAAACAACATTATTACGGCTGCGGTTGTTCCCACCTCTGCAAGTATCGGGCTGCACTTTTATCCCATCTGGGAAGCTGCTTCGATTAATGAGTGGCTTTATAACGGTGGTCCTTACCAGCTCATTGTTCTCCACTTTCTGATTGGCATCATCTGTTATCAAGACCGGGAATGGGAACTGAGCTATCGCCTGGGAATGCGTCCCTGGATCTCCCTGGCATTTACCGCTCCCGTTGCTGCAACGATGTCTGTTTTGCTGATCTATCCGGTTGCTCAGGGAAGTTTTTCTGCCGGGATGCCGTTGGGAATATCGGGTACTTTTACCTTCATGTTCCTGTTTCAGGCAGATCACAACATTCTAATGAGTCCCTTCCATCAGTTGGGTGTCATTGGGGTGTTTGGAGGAGCGTTTCTTGCCTCTGTGCATGGCTCGCTGGTCACCTCCACTTTATTGAGAAAAACCAGCCCCAACGAGTCGGTTAATGCCGGGTATACGCTGGGTCAACGGGAAGTTACCTACAGTTTTGCGGCTGCCCAAACCTATCAGCGACGGCTGTTGGGGCAGCGGCTTAGCTTCCCAAGTGTTCGATCGGTTCATTTCATTCTGGCGGCGTTACCAGTAGCGGGGATCTGGTCAGCGGCGTTAGGTGTAGACATTGCTGCATTCAACTTTGAACGGTTTACGTTTAATGAGCCATCTGCCATCTATTCTCAGGGGCACAAGGTTCCAACCTGGATGGATGGCATCCTTCAGGCAAACCAGGGAATTGCAGCAATGAATGAACGGGCGGTGCAAACCTTTCCGTCCGATCTGGTTGTGGATGAAGAGTTTGAATAA
- a CDS encoding Photosystem I reaction center subunit III, producing MHKLLVRLLVPVVILMIWVGTVTPALADNELLVPCSQSAAFQQRKSNAPDNYYFNKPFEVYGSELMCGEDGLPHLDLGAKQPIDVLIPYGIFFYVAGFIGWSGRAYLQSANKTKNPEEHEIFIDIPMAIASFTKGLLWPLLAIQELTTGQLTAKDGEIPVSPR from the coding sequence ATGCATAAATTATTGGTACGGCTGTTAGTACCAGTTGTCATCTTGATGATTTGGGTCGGTACGGTAACTCCCGCCCTGGCTGATAATGAGTTGCTCGTTCCGTGCAGCCAATCAGCTGCCTTTCAACAGCGGAAGAGTAATGCTCCGGATAACTACTACTTCAACAAACCGTTTGAAGTTTATGGTTCGGAACTCATGTGTGGGGAAGATGGTTTACCCCATCTGGATTTAGGGGCAAAGCAGCCGATCGATGTCCTGATTCCCTACGGCATCTTTTTCTATGTGGCTGGGTTCATTGGTTGGTCAGGGCGGGCGTATTTACAATCGGCTAACAAGACCAAAAATCCAGAAGAGCACGAAATTTTTATCGATATCCCGATGGCGATCGCATCCTTCACAAAGGGTTTGCTTTGGCCCCTGTTGGCAATTCAAGAATTGACAACAGGACAACTCACGGCAAAGGATGGCGAAATTCCGGTTTCGCCTCGATAG
- the psaB gene encoding photosystem I core protein PsaB — MATTKFPKFSQDLQQDPTTRRIFYAIATAHDFESHDGMTEENLYQKIFASHFGHLAIIFLWASGTLFHVAWQGNFEQFVQDPLRTRPIAHAIWDAQFGPPAIEAYTQAGALNPVDICYSGVYHWWYTIGMRTNAELFAGSIFLIFLASVFLFAGWLHLQPKFRPSLAWFKNAESRLNHHLAGLFGVSSLAWAGHLIHVAIPESRGQHVGWDNFLSSPPHPAGLAPFFTGNWGVYAENPDTAQHVFSSAEGAGTAILTFLGGFHTQSGSLWLTDQAHHHLAIAVLFIVAGHMYRTNWGIGHNIKEMLEALQGPGPKGFFIAPNTGRGHQGIYDTYNNSLHFQLGWHLACLGVITSVVAHHMYSMPAYAFISKDYTTMSALFTHHEYIAGFLMVGAFAHGAIFLVRDYDPDLNRNNVLARVLDHKEAIISHLSWVSMFLGFHTLGLYVHNDCEVAFNAAEKQILIEPVFAQWLQAIHGKTLYGLSVLLSNPDSVASTAWPNYGNVWLPNWLQAINDGTNSLYLTIGPGDFYVHHAIALGLHVTTLILVKSALDARGSKLMPDKKDFGYSFPCDGPGRGGTCDISAWDGFYLAMFWMLNTLGWVTFYWHWKHLSIWGGNIAQFNESSTYLMGWFRDYLWLYSGPLVNGYNPYGTSNLAVWAWMFLFGHLVWAISFMFLIVWRGYWQELIETLMWAHENTPLSFGYPKDKPVALSIVQGRLVGLTHFAVGYIVTYAAFLIGSTVAKFG; from the coding sequence ATGGCGACGACAAAATTTCCTAAGTTTAGCCAGGATTTGCAGCAAGACCCGACAACCCGTCGGATCTTCTATGCGATCGCCACTGCCCACGACTTTGAAAGCCACGATGGCATGACGGAGGAGAATCTCTATCAAAAGATTTTTGCTTCGCACTTTGGTCATCTGGCAATTATCTTCCTGTGGGCATCAGGCACGCTGTTTCATGTAGCCTGGCAAGGTAACTTCGAGCAGTTTGTTCAAGATCCCCTGCGTACCCGCCCCATTGCCCATGCAATTTGGGATGCTCAGTTCGGTCCTCCAGCGATCGAGGCATACACGCAGGCAGGCGCACTCAACCCGGTAGACATTTGCTATTCCGGCGTGTACCACTGGTGGTACACGATCGGGATGCGGACGAATGCTGAACTGTTCGCTGGATCGATCTTTTTGATTTTCCTGGCATCGGTTTTCTTATTCGCAGGTTGGCTCCATTTGCAACCCAAATTCCGCCCCAGTCTGGCATGGTTCAAGAATGCCGAATCTCGGCTGAACCACCACCTGGCAGGCTTGTTTGGGGTCAGCTCTCTCGCCTGGGCAGGGCACCTGATCCATGTGGCAATTCCTGAATCCCGTGGGCAGCATGTGGGTTGGGATAACTTCCTTTCCTCTCCTCCCCATCCAGCAGGGTTAGCCCCCTTCTTTACTGGCAACTGGGGCGTTTATGCCGAAAATCCTGATACAGCACAGCACGTCTTCAGTAGTGCGGAAGGAGCTGGAACCGCAATTCTGACGTTCCTGGGTGGTTTCCATACCCAGTCTGGCTCCCTCTGGTTGACCGACCAGGCGCATCACCATCTGGCGATCGCAGTTCTGTTCATTGTTGCCGGGCACATGTACCGCACCAACTGGGGCATTGGTCACAACATCAAGGAGATGTTGGAAGCGTTGCAAGGTCCCGGTCCCAAGGGCTTCTTCATCGCTCCCAACACAGGGCGGGGGCACCAGGGAATTTACGATACCTATAACAATTCCCTCCACTTCCAGCTTGGTTGGCACCTGGCTTGCCTGGGTGTGATCACCTCGGTGGTTGCCCATCACATGTACTCAATGCCAGCCTACGCCTTCATCTCCAAAGACTACACAACGATGTCGGCGTTGTTTACGCACCATGAGTATATTGCTGGTTTCCTGATGGTCGGCGCATTTGCCCACGGTGCCATCTTCCTGGTACGGGACTATGACCCAGACCTCAACCGGAATAACGTTTTGGCGCGGGTGTTAGATCACAAGGAAGCAATTATTTCTCACTTGAGTTGGGTTTCCATGTTCCTTGGGTTCCATACCTTAGGGCTGTATGTCCACAATGATTGTGAGGTTGCTTTCAACGCGGCTGAAAAGCAAATCTTGATTGAGCCAGTCTTTGCCCAATGGCTGCAAGCCATCCACGGCAAGACACTGTATGGTCTGAGTGTGCTACTGTCCAATCCTGACAGTGTTGCCTCAACGGCATGGCCCAACTATGGTAATGTCTGGTTGCCCAACTGGTTGCAGGCAATCAACGATGGTACCAACTCGTTGTACCTCACCATTGGTCCCGGTGATTTCTATGTGCATCATGCGATCGCCCTGGGGCTGCATGTCACCACCCTGATCCTGGTCAAGAGCGCTCTGGACGCTCGTGGCTCGAAGCTGATGCCAGACAAGAAGGACTTTGGTTACTCCTTCCCCTGCGACGGTCCTGGTCGTGGCGGCACCTGCGATATTTCAGCCTGGGATGGCTTCTACCTCGCCATGTTCTGGATGCTGAATACCCTGGGTTGGGTTACCTTCTACTGGCATTGGAAGCACCTGTCCATTTGGGGTGGGAACATTGCCCAGTTCAATGAAAGTTCTACCTATTTGATGGGCTGGTTTAGGGATTACCTGTGGTTGTATTCCGGTCCGCTAGTCAATGGCTATAACCCTTACGGTACGAGCAATTTGGCAGTTTGGGCGTGGATGTTCCTGTTTGGACACCTGGTTTGGGCAATCAGCTTTATGTTCCTGATTGTCTGGCGTGGTTACTGGCAGGAGCTAATCGAAACCCTGATGTGGGCACACGAAAACACTCCCCTATCCTTCGGGTATCCCAAGGATAAGCCCGTGGCACTGTCGATCGTACAGGGTCGGTTAGTCGGGTTAACCCACTTCGCGGTCGGTTACATTGTCACCTACGCAGCCTTCCTGATTGGGTCAACCGTTGCTAAGTTTGGCTAG
- the psaA gene encoding photosystem I core protein PsaA → MVARPPEQRQVRAFVDNNPVPTSFEKWAQPGHFDRTLARGPKTTTWIWNLHANAHDFDSHTSDLQDISRKIFSAHFGHLAVVFIWLSGMYFHGAKFSNFSAWMADPTHIKPSAQVVWPLVGQDILNADVGGGFHGIQITSGLFQMWRAAGFTNEFQLYCTAIGGLVMAALMLFAGWFHYHVRAPKLEWFQDLESMMNHHLAGLLGCGALGWAGHQIHVALPTNELLDRGVPIKDIPLPHEFILNANLMSDIYPSFAKGLTPFFTLNWAEYADFLTFKGGLNPTTGGLWLTDTAHHHLAIAVLFIIAGHFYRTWGGIGHSFKELLDDAKSPKMLPFLNFIGPVGHEGLNEVFETSWHANLAIHLVQMGTASLLAAHHMYAMPPYPYLATDYATVVSLFTHHVWIAGFLIVGGAAHAAIFMIRDYNPATHVNNVLDRVIRHRDAIVSHLAWVCQFLGFHSFAMYCHNDTMRAFGRPQDMFSDTGIQLQPVFAQWIQHIHTAAVGAAQTAQPLGNVFGGLRNIELGGLGHTAPNIIGPVSYAWGGGVVAVGGKVAMMPISLGTADFLIHHIHAFTIHVTALILLKGVLFARSSRLIPDKANLGFRFPCDGPGRGGTCQVSAWDHAFIGLFWMYNSLSIVIFHFFWKMQSDVWGTVNPDGSITHITAGNFATSSITNNGWLRDFLWAQSTQVITSYGSALSAYGILFLAGHFVFGFSLMFLFSGRGYWQELIESVVWAHNKLKITPTIQPRALSIIHGRAVGVSQYLLGGIVTTWAFFLARMAAIG, encoded by the coding sequence ATGGTAGCTCGCCCTCCGGAGCAGAGGCAGGTCAGAGCTTTCGTTGATAACAACCCGGTGCCTACTTCATTTGAGAAATGGGCACAACCGGGACACTTCGATCGCACATTAGCGCGGGGACCCAAAACCACCACCTGGATTTGGAATCTCCATGCCAATGCTCACGATTTCGATTCCCATACGAGTGATCTGCAAGATATTTCTCGTAAGATTTTTTCAGCGCACTTCGGGCATCTTGCTGTTGTATTTATCTGGCTTAGTGGCATGTATTTTCATGGTGCTAAGTTCTCCAATTTTTCTGCCTGGATGGCAGATCCAACTCATATCAAACCCAGTGCTCAAGTTGTTTGGCCCCTGGTTGGACAGGACATTCTGAATGCAGATGTGGGTGGTGGTTTCCACGGCATTCAGATTACGTCTGGTTTGTTCCAAATGTGGCGGGCAGCTGGGTTCACCAATGAATTCCAACTGTATTGCACCGCGATCGGTGGACTGGTGATGGCAGCGTTAATGCTGTTTGCTGGCTGGTTCCATTACCACGTTAGAGCGCCTAAGCTGGAGTGGTTCCAGGATTTAGAATCCATGATGAACCACCACCTGGCAGGTTTACTGGGTTGTGGTGCACTGGGTTGGGCAGGTCACCAAATTCACGTTGCATTGCCGACGAATGAATTGTTGGATAGGGGAGTGCCCATCAAGGACATTCCGTTACCACACGAGTTCATTCTGAATGCAAACTTGATGTCGGATATCTATCCCAGTTTTGCTAAGGGGCTGACTCCGTTCTTTACCCTCAACTGGGCTGAATATGCGGATTTCTTGACCTTTAAGGGTGGTTTGAACCCCACCACGGGCGGTTTGTGGCTAACAGATACGGCGCATCATCATCTGGCGATCGCGGTTCTGTTCATCATCGCTGGCCACTTCTACCGCACCTGGGGGGGCATTGGTCACAGCTTTAAAGAGTTGCTGGATGATGCTAAATCACCCAAGATGCTGCCATTCCTGAACTTCATTGGCCCCGTCGGGCATGAAGGGCTGAATGAAGTATTTGAAACGTCCTGGCATGCGAATCTGGCAATTCACCTGGTACAGATGGGAACCGCCAGTCTGCTGGCAGCGCATCACATGTATGCCATGCCGCCCTATCCGTACCTGGCCACAGATTACGCGACGGTTGTATCTCTATTCACGCATCACGTTTGGATCGCAGGCTTTCTGATCGTGGGTGGCGCGGCACACGCTGCAATTTTTATGATCCGGGATTACAATCCCGCAACCCACGTCAACAACGTGCTGGATCGGGTGATTCGTCACCGGGATGCGATCGTGTCTCACCTTGCCTGGGTGTGTCAGTTCCTTGGCTTCCACAGTTTTGCCATGTACTGCCACAACGATACGATGCGTGCTTTTGGGCGACCGCAAGATATGTTCTCGGATACGGGAATTCAACTTCAACCCGTGTTTGCCCAGTGGATACAACATATCCATACGGCAGCGGTAGGGGCAGCGCAAACCGCTCAACCGTTGGGTAATGTCTTCGGTGGACTGCGCAACATCGAATTGGGTGGCTTAGGGCATACGGCTCCCAATATCATCGGACCGGTCAGCTATGCCTGGGGCGGTGGTGTAGTTGCGGTGGGTGGCAAGGTGGCAATGATGCCCATTAGTCTGGGTACCGCTGATTTTCTGATCCACCACATCCATGCCTTCACCATTCACGTTACCGCGTTGATTCTGCTCAAGGGTGTGCTGTTTGCCCGTAGCTCTCGCCTGATTCCTGACAAGGCAAATCTCGGTTTTCGCTTCCCCTGCGATGGTCCAGGTCGGGGCGGCACCTGTCAGGTTTCTGCGTGGGATCATGCCTTCATTGGCTTGTTCTGGATGTACAACTCCCTCTCGATCGTGATTTTCCACTTCTTCTGGAAAATGCAGTCGGATGTCTGGGGCACAGTGAACCCGGATGGCTCAATTACTCACATTACGGCGGGTAACTTTGCCACCTCGTCCATTACAAATAACGGTTGGTTGCGAGATTTCCTTTGGGCACAGTCTACCCAGGTGATTACATCCTACGGTTCAGCGTTGTCTGCCTACGGCATCCTGTTCCTGGCTGGGCACTTTGTCTTCGGCTTCAGCTTAATGTTCCTGTTCAGTGGTCGCGGCTACTGGCAAGAACTGATTGAGTCGGTTGTCTGGGCACATAACAAGCTCAAGATCACTCCTACCATTCAACCCCGTGCATTGAGCATCATTCACGGTCGGGCAGTGGGTGTATCGCAATATCTGCTGGGAGGAATCGTCACTACCTGGGCGTTCTTCCTTGCCCGAATGGCAGCAATCGGTTAG
- a CDS encoding proline dehydrogenase family protein: MVAHVPASPYEDQTQAIARQLLSATRESRSFFAQMRDQMRWDDKLLAWAMGNPGLRVQLFRFIDCLPSLRSKPEIARHLQEYLGDKTVELPTALKGMLNFANPDSMPGQIAATTVSTAVETLAHKYIAGETIQQVLKTIERLRKEKMTFTVDLLGEAVITEAEAKSYLDRYLELMAQLSAAANRWSTVPQIDQAEGEPLPNVQVSVKLTAFYSQFDPLDEQGSQERVSDRIRLLLRRAKELGAAVHFDMEQYQYKDMTLAILKQLLLEEEFRTRTDLGITLQAYLRDSLHDLKDLIEWAKQRGNPLTVRLVKGAYWDQETT; encoded by the coding sequence GTGGTTGCACACGTACCCGCCAGTCCCTACGAAGACCAAACTCAAGCGATCGCCCGCCAGCTCTTGTCTGCGACCCGCGAAAGCCGCTCCTTCTTTGCCCAGATGCGCGACCAGATGCGCTGGGATGACAAGCTACTGGCGTGGGCAATGGGCAACCCCGGTTTGCGGGTACAACTTTTCCGCTTTATTGATTGTCTGCCTTCGCTACGCAGCAAACCAGAAATTGCCCGCCACCTACAGGAATATCTCGGAGACAAAACGGTTGAGCTACCCACTGCCCTCAAGGGAATGCTGAATTTTGCCAATCCTGACTCAATGCCAGGACAGATTGCGGCAACGACCGTTTCCACAGCGGTTGAAACCCTAGCCCATAAATACATTGCGGGAGAAACCATTCAGCAGGTGTTGAAGACGATTGAGCGCCTGCGCAAGGAAAAAATGACCTTTACCGTCGATCTGCTGGGCGAAGCGGTGATCACGGAAGCAGAGGCAAAATCCTATTTAGACCGCTATCTGGAGTTGATGGCACAACTGAGCGCAGCGGCAAACCGCTGGTCAACCGTGCCCCAAATTGACCAGGCAGAAGGGGAACCCCTACCCAACGTGCAAGTTTCAGTTAAACTCACCGCCTTTTACTCCCAATTTGACCCATTGGATGAGCAGGGAAGCCAGGAACGGGTGAGCGATCGCATCCGACTGTTGTTGCGTCGGGCCAAAGAGTTGGGGGCTGCCGTTCACTTCGATATGGAGCAGTACCAGTACAAAGACATGACCCTCGCCATCCTGAAGCAACTGTTGCTGGAAGAGGAATTCCGCACCCGCACCGATCTGGGTATTACGCTTCAGGCTTACCTGCGCGATAGCTTGCATGACTTGAAAGATTTGATTGAGTGGGCAAAACAACGGGGCAATCCCCTCACCGTGCGTCTGGTGAAAGGAGCCTATTGGGATCAGGAAACGACTTAA
- a CDS encoding photosystem I reaction center subunit IX translates to MNHFLKYLTSAPVMATLAMVIFAGALIELNRFFPGLQYGTYFHNVP, encoded by the coding sequence GTGAATCACTTTCTCAAATATCTGACCAGTGCCCCAGTCATGGCAACGTTAGCAATGGTCATTTTTGCGGGTGCCTTGATTGAACTCAATCGGTTCTTCCCTGGCTTGCAATATGGAACCTACTTTCACAATGTGCCTTAG
- the psaI gene encoding photosystem I reaction center subunit VIII, which yields MADLTQLTGAYAASWLPWIMIPLVFYILPFPIIALIFLWIERESVEEET from the coding sequence ATGGCAGATTTAACTCAACTCACCGGTGCTTATGCCGCTTCATGGCTGCCCTGGATCATGATTCCACTGGTTTTCTACATCCTTCCTTTCCCCATTATCGCGCTTATTTTTCTTTGGATTGAAAGAGAATCAGTTGAAGAAGAAACCTGA
- a CDS encoding photosystem I reaction center subunit XI: protein MTSTKEADLTAAYRLEDDWVQPYKGNPFLGNLSTPFNDSPIVRAYIRNLPAYRPGLTPFMRGLEIGMAHGFFLVGPQVVVGPLRETAHGANLSGLITAIYITVSACLGISIFALATFQGNPKGTYNSNSQDDLRPLRQKEDWFQLCGGIFLGSMGGAVFAYLLLENFTDLDAILRGAVNVSQSLMPWIFG, encoded by the coding sequence ATGACTTCAACTAAAGAAGCAGATTTAACCGCTGCTTACCGCCTAGAAGATGACTGGGTTCAACCCTATAAGGGCAACCCCTTCCTGGGTAATTTATCGACCCCTTTTAACGACTCACCCATTGTCAGAGCCTATATTCGGAATCTCCCAGCCTACCGTCCAGGGCTAACTCCTTTTATGCGCGGACTAGAAATTGGCATGGCGCATGGCTTCTTTTTAGTCGGCCCTCAAGTTGTCGTTGGTCCCCTGAGAGAAACTGCCCACGGAGCAAATTTGAGTGGCTTAATTACGGCGATTTATATTACGGTATCTGCCTGCTTAGGCATCTCAATTTTTGCCCTTGCAACTTTCCAGGGCAACCCCAAAGGAACCTACAACTCCAATTCCCAGGATGATTTAAGGCCACTTAGACAAAAAGAGGATTGGTTTCAGTTGTGTGGGGGTATTTTCTTGGGTTCGATGGGTGGCGCGGTCTTCGCCTACCTGCTTCTGGAAAACTTTACTGACCTGGATGCAATTTTGCGCGGTGCAGTCAACGTCAGCCAAAGTTTGATGCCTTGGATATTTGGATAA
- a CDS encoding tellurite resistance TerB family protein has protein sequence MAIPPPPRISPKEMNLLRAVCSMAWSDGELSAEELELMLTEFSNLFAEDEAEKQHLRDELREYASQNIPLEELVPKIESEEDRELVLKLGYMVIRASRRHSDEPLINPDEKAAYRRLMELLAIPEETATKIEQLVDEEFHQEDDVMHAIAIGLGKFLGR, from the coding sequence ATGGCAATCCCCCCTCCTCCCAGAATTTCTCCCAAAGAAATGAACTTGTTGCGTGCGGTCTGTTCGATGGCGTGGTCAGATGGTGAGCTATCTGCTGAAGAACTGGAGTTAATGCTGACTGAGTTCTCTAATCTGTTTGCTGAGGATGAGGCAGAGAAGCAGCATCTCCGCGATGAGTTGCGGGAATATGCTAGCCAAAATATTCCCCTGGAAGAACTGGTGCCGAAGATCGAAAGTGAGGAAGATCGGGAACTGGTATTGAAACTGGGCTATATGGTGATTCGTGCCAGTCGTCGCCATTCCGATGAGCCTTTGATTAATCCGGATGAGAAGGCAGCCTATCGACGGTTAATGGAACTGTTAGCGATACCGGAAGAAACCGCAACAAAAATTGAGCAATTGGTGGATGAGGAATTTCACCAGGAAGATGACGTGATGCATGCGATCGCGATCGGCCTCGGCAAATTCCTGGGTCGTTAG